A stretch of DNA from Desulfovibrio litoralis DSM 11393:
ATTTTACCGTTTTTAAAATATATTTTTGTGGGTACTACGCTTAAACCTTTTTGTTCAAGTTTAACCGTTAGGCTGTGGATTTCTTTGTTGTGTAACAAAAGCTTTTTTAACCTATCGGGGTTCTGAGGGGCATATCCGGCGTTGGCGTAAGGGGCGATATGTAAACCGCTCACAAAAGCTTCGCCTTCTTTTATTTCCACATAAGCGTCAGTAAAGCTACACTTTCCCGCTCTTAGACTTTTTACCTCAGGGCCGGTTAAAACTAAACCCGCTTCAAAAAAATCTAAAAGTTCATAAAGATGGCGAGCTTTTTTGTTTTGTGCAATCAAGCTTGAGTTTTTTGTTTTATTCATAATATTACCGTTTGAACCTTAAAAAACAATTTTTTGACAATAGTTTGATATTTTATTGTGTTATTAGTAATAACATCTATGATTTTATAGTATAAATATAGATGGGAACAGTTTTTGCTTGTCGTTGATATTGACGTTTAAGCAAGATACCTTTTATTAAAGAAAAGTTGTAGAGTTATTTTTAAGTATTTAAAATAAATATAGTTGTTACAAAGCGTTAGGCAATAAAGTTAAGGAGTTTTGAGTTATGACATATAATAAAACGATATTTAATATAGAAGGTTTACACCAAAATTTAGCGTCTAAAACGCCAAAAAGATTACCCGGCGGGGTTAGTCCGTCTTCTCGTGCAAATTCTTTTCAACCTAATTCCAATAACTTATTTGCAGATTCATTACAAGAAAACATTCAGGCTTTGAACAATAAAGAAAAGAAAAAGCTTAATACACAACAAGTAATGGCAGAAAAAAACGCCGGTCGCCACTTTATGACCGAACAAATGGTGAGCGATGCAGATGGGCAACGTAAAAACGCTCATTCTCTTTCTACCTTTGCTAAGGTAATGCAGTCAAGCCCGGATCCGTTAAAAACGCTCGATTCTTTGTTTGCCAACCCTGAACTTGCGTCTCAGATGGGTATTGACGATCTGCAATCGGCGGGTTTAAAGCAAGCTCCTTTTTTAAATGCCTTTCATGAAAAATTAAAAAAAGCGGGTTCGGAAAGAAGCGAACGTGGCGAAATGGCGGTAAGAGTCGGACAACACAGACGAACACTCAATAAAAATTCCACTATTCGCAGTGCCTTAAACGATATGTTAAAAAGCACTCAACGTTTTAACCCTGATAGCGATCAATTTCTTGAAGAATTAAGAAATTCACGCGGGGGCATTGGTTCTTTGGCTGCAAAATTTGAATCGGGCAGGGACGGAATAGCCGCTATTGGTTATGACCGTGCCGGCGGAACTTCTTACGGAAAGTATCAATTAGCTTCAAGAGTAGGTAGTATGGACGCTTTTATTGACTTTTTAGATGATGTCGCTCCTGATATTGCAAGCAAGTTGAAAGCCGCCGGTTCGGCAAACACAGGCGGACGCACCGGAAAAATGCCGGCTGTCTGGAAACAAATTGCTAGCAGTGAACCTGAGCGTTTTGAAAATTTGCAAGAGCAATTTATTCAAGCGAGCCACTACCTTCCCGCCCTTGGAGCTATTTCAAAATCAACGGGAATAGAACCTGAAAACATGCCACTTGCCATGCATGAAGTAATTTTTAGTACGGCAGTGCAACATGGTCCTTCTGGTGCAAACAGAATTTTTGCAAGAGCTTTTAATCAAGCCGCCGACAAATTTGAAAATAAAGAAGGCGTAAATATCGCTACAAGTAACGAACTTGGCGAAGCTTTAATCAAAAGCGTTTATAAAATTCGCTCAGGTCAGTTCGCATCTTCTAGTGCCGCTGTGAGGGGTTCCGTGCAAAATCGCTTAAGAAGCGAGATGAACCTTGCCTTGAATATGTTAAAAAGTAATGAGGCGTAAAAGGGTTGTTTCTTAACTTATTGCTATGAATCACAAGCAAACGGTTAAGTCTTTTTACGGTATTATTTATTTGTAATTTGAAAGCAATAAAGAAAGTATCTCTGTCGGTAAACTTAGGGGTTTGTTGTTAACAAGCTCTGCTACTAATTGCGAAGAATCAACGTCCTGTAAAATGACCATGAAAGGTTGGTTTTTTTTCGTCATATCCCACAGCGTAGTTTTTTTAAGTTGATAATTTTGTGTTTTTGAATCTTTTGGAATTAAAAAATACAACCCTATAGTTAAACTGTCGATTTGCATATTGTTGTCAGCAAGCACC
This window harbors:
- the smpB gene encoding SsrA-binding protein SmpB, translating into MNKTKNSSLIAQNKKARHLYELLDFFEAGLVLTGPEVKSLRAGKCSFTDAYVEIKEGEAFVSGLHIAPYANAGYAPQNPDRLKKLLLHNKEIHSLTVKLEQKGLSVVPTKIYFKNGKIKLEIALGRGKKLYDQRETLKRRAIERDMEREI